TGACCGGCTTTGGCACCTTCTCGTCTCGCACCAGAAAGGGTCGAGTGGGCGTCAATCCTCAGAATACCTCGGAAAAGATTAATATTCCTCCTACCAAGGTGGCAAAATTCAAGGCGGGCAAAGCTTTGAAGGACGCGCTAAAGGCGTCATAAGTGAAGAATATGCCGACAGCTTTTGTCGGAGTTTGAATTTGAACTTGCCGAGGCGAAAATAATAACAAAATTCTTGCCGAGGGAAGATTTTTGTTTTATAATTAAGTTGCATATGTCGGATAAAAACAATCAACCGTTTGATTTTCTTGAAAATTTTTTGGCGGAAAATCAGAATGTGTTTTTGAAAAATTACAAAAAAAATTCGGTCGAACATGAATGGCCGGAGAATTTGTATTCCTCCGAAAAAGGAGCTGAAGAT
The genomic region above belongs to Candidatus Bipolaricaulota bacterium and contains:
- a CDS encoding HU family DNA-binding protein; its protein translation is MNKAELATKIAEKCGVTKKQAEDMLECFVSTTVAMLKQDGEVVLTGFGTFSSRTRKGRVGVNPQNTSEKINIPPTKVAKFKAGKALKDALKAS